The sequence TTGTTATCAATTGGAATGTCCTGCTTGGGTGCTTGGTGGCAAAACAGATGAATTCacctgtatttattttcagttctgtgAGGACCAGATGAAATACAGCTGTGCTGTCAAAGTTTCTGGGGGGTGAGCACACTGTGAAGTCCCCTGATCTTTCCTTTGCAATTGTACCACGATTTATTTCACTTTCCAAAATATGGTATCTTCCAGTCTCTCCTTGGTTCTTATTTATAAACatgtttgcttttaaatgtatttgaagTATTTCATAGAAGTATAAATTAGCCAAtctcttctgctgcttctgtggCCAGGTGACGTGCATCATTGTGAAATGCAAATGTATCATCTGCACATATTTGACAACAGATGTTTGTGCCAACAAAATCTGTTTATCATTAATTCAGGACTCAGTACTCTCAAATGACACAAGTCACAGGTAAGATTATCCACATAATTCTTTGATTGAAAGGTTGTTTCTAACATTTTATTCAGAATGTACTTTTGTGAATGACTATTCCCTGAAACATTCCAGAACTCCAGTTTTGGTGGAAATGTGTCCTTGCTGGTCACTAAGcagatttatttctgcttcagcTATGGTACAGAAAAGAAGGGGTTTGCACTTTATttgaagcatttaaaaatatatgcagaATTTATTAGCAACATGTAAAATTCCAGTTGTTACCTCtttttttctaaggaaaaaCCACCAGATATTTTGAGTTACAGGATGTGTACATTAATTGTTTACATTATGTAGACAAGCAAAACTGTTCTTTTTATCTTCTTCTAAGATAAAGTCAGCAGTGACTAGATATAGTTAATGATGCAAAGGTCACTCTTTGATTTATAAATAGATAGCTTTTTAAATAGTTTGGGGCTTTTCATGTGTCCTGTTCAAGCCTTCAAGTTTGTGATTCTGTCGTTAATAAACACTCGGTTCTCATGGTTTAAAGTACCAATAGAGAGAAGACTTGAGCTAgggataaaataaaatcagttcaCAATTCAAGCTTTTTATGGCACTTATTTTCTCATGATATAAAACttagtattttatatttacttGTATGCAAGTTTATCAAAATGTGTAAGTGTGGCTTGGTGAAAATAATCTGCTATTGTAACCTGCTGAATTAAGAGATGGCTTGCTGTTGTTCAAATGCAAAATCACTTTCTCTTGCATTGAAATCAGAGAGGAGAAAATCACCCTtaactgttttcattttattttttgaataacATTTACTGAAGTAATAAAATATGTGAGGTTTGTAAATGGTTAAAAACAGTGTTGCGAATGTGGTGACTCAAACACgcatttgcttttttctcaAGACCAAAGTTAAAAGTGTTTGATCAGACAAGATATAGTGTCTGATGAAAAAATCTTTCCAACCTCAGTTACAAAAACAGTACCACAAAGATATCACATTTCCAGCTGCAATGTACATAAAGTTTGTCACCTGGAAGATCAAAGCTGAATGATGTAGGGCTGAGTGTGGTGCAGTCCAGCTGCCAAGTAACAGCTATTTCTAAGTTCAAGtcaaccacagcttctctcagTGTTTCCACTGCCTCCCTCAAGCCAATCAGAGTGACACAacagcagatgctgctggggaGCACTTTGCAGCTCAAGATTTTCACGGTTTCCTTTCCCCTGCGTGTGAGGATGGGTGCAGTGGTGAGGCCAGGGATGTTTCCAAGGGTGATGGGATGGAATGAGCTCCATCTGTATTtgcacacaaaccccaggaCTGCTGGGTTTGAGCCAGActttgggagcagctgctccagacTCAAGAGGATGGCTGGTAGTAAGAGATTCTGAGTGTCACCAGTGACTCTACAATGTGTTACAAATCTCCTTTTTAGCTTCAGATGATTTTGGAATGCAATTAAATTATGGCTCAGGTAACATTAATGAGGGACCAGAAAACTATTCTGCACTTCTGTTAGAGCTTTTAAATGCAGTACTTCTTTCTACATGTAGATCAAGAACCACTTCTTAGAAATATCCTTACTTctaaaggaagaaaatcagCAAACTgctttggaggttttttttaattattttttaaagaaatatttaaaaaagcaTCTTTTCCCCAGTGGCTGGGCTATTTACTGCACAAACACTCAGGTGCTGACACCTGTTGTATTTACATAAAAAGATTCTTGTTCTGTGTtccaaaagaaaattcaaatgtGGCTGACTTGGACAGTTCAATTTCTAGTTCGTCAGAAGATCTCTCAATTCTGTGGACTTGCCAGGATTCTGATATTCACCTTGTTCTTCCTCAGGGAAGTGGCAGCTGCAGGCATCATCTTCTTGAACTGACTGTTCAAGTGTGtgcactgaagaaaaaaaaaaaacagatttacaGAATCagttgggttggaaaagacctctaagaccatttagtccaacctttgaccatACATGTTGTAAGACAGACCAGAGCTCTGTGGCATGTCCAGTTCTTTCCTGAACACCtccagtgactccaccacctcctgcATAGCCCGTTCCAATCTTTAACAACCccttttgggaagaaattcctcctgatctccaacctgaacctcccctggtgtagcttaaggctgtgtcctcttgtcctgtcactggttgccTGGTAGAATAGACTGATCCCCATCTGGctacagccacctttcagggagttgtagagagcaagGTCTCCCCTGATCCTTCTTCTCTCTTGActaaacaaccccagttccctcagctgctcctcaaagACTTTACCTTCTAGATTCTTCCCCAGCTTTGTtacccttctctggactcactccaccACTTCAATATTTCTTGAAGTGagtggcccagaactggacaaaTGTCCcctttctctttcatttattCAGCCATCTTATTTCACCATCCCTCAGTCACAAATGCAGGatgtcagaaagaaaaaaaaaatcttccaagtTATTCTACAATCTGAAATTATTCCTCCACAGCATATATATCTGACAAAACTAATTTACCATAATTTGTTTTCCCTAATTCGGCAGGGCCTCTGGTGCTGTTTGTCATGGCAATACAAGGAACACCAGCATGAGGGAAATAGATTTTTGGACTGCTATGGTCTTCTGTATTTAGAGCTACACTAGAAGATTCAGACCTTATCCTTagaacagaggaaaagaagagagagagaaccccccaaaaaaaccaaacaaaccaactaTAAACAACATTGAACGGAATCAGCTTCATCTTTGTGCTGAACTCTTGGGCTTGCCCAGGATTTACTATCTCTCAGAGGGCAGTGCTGGATTCAGGCTGACTCTGCAGCTGTGTAGCAGCACACCCTGACTGAAgtccctctcctgctgcagccagagctccGGGACACTCACTCCAGGCCATGTGTCCTCTCTGTGACACAGAGGACTCCCAAGTGTTACAGCCACACAGGCCGAGGATGATGCCTGGAAGTCAAAAACTGAACTGAGCTTTAACTGGAGCAGCTGAGTTTTTTCATCTCTCACAAATAGTCCACTTCTAAGGAAAAACATGCACTTGACCTAACACCCACAGTGCTTTCTGCAATAAAAATTCCAAAACTGTTTCCCTTTCAGTTGCTTCTGACTTACaagaccaaaaaaaccaaagctaTTGCCAGCTACTTTTGTAAGGCACTTAACTTGGATTCCTGACTTCTGTCTagtttcaaaaacaaaaactgaaGAGCATATTTATCTTACTTTTCTTGAAGACAGTGTgtagtttctttttttgccaGACGCTGAAGCAGATGCACAAAGGCAGCAGAAACACTATGCATGACAGCCCAGCCACAGCGAGAGAAATCCTGATCATGTCTGTCTGAACATCCTTCCCTAGGAAACAAACAACATTCTCTAAGAGTATTAACAGAACAAAGTTCTACTGCCCTTGAATTAGCTGAAGACCTTTTCTCCCATTCTGCTTCTGGATCAGTCTGCAACACTGGAAATGCATAAAAGGACTTTTAAATAGAAGGCTTTAAATGGAAGGTGAATGAGCTACAGTATGTTTAAGTAGGTCACAATTCTTTACCTCCGTAAGCAGTATTACACAATGGCTTACCTAGAACAGGGATAGAAAATGGAATTTCGAGAGATGTTGTAGGTAGAGTAGTGACTGAAGTGAAATTAACTGAAGCGTCTTTGCAAATGACATCTTTTGCTGGAGTTCCAGGCTCCAGGACTTGGTTCCCAGAGCACCTGAAGGACATTAAcagcaaaatggggaaaagaaagaattttaaaactcCAGTCAAGTTTAATAgctgtagctttttttttttttttaaagtttacttACATTGTCCAGTTTTTACAGGAGCCATTGGGCTGATCATTAAAGGTTCCGTAGCGGCAAGCCTGGCAACCTTCAACGGACAAGAATAGGTAAAATTGTACAAGATAACATTTAAAATGCAACAtattaaacattatttttgGCTGCTTGTACAATGTCAAAATTACTACTTCATAAGTTGCTCTGAGTATGCAAGGCAAGTCTTTCCTTGTCAGCCACACACCAGTACAGTACTTGGCTAAAAAAACAATTAGTGATTTGGCACGAAGTGCCACAAACCACGCTGAATTCCAGAGTTCCCAGATAATTTTCCCTCATGCTGGCAGCCAAAGAGCTGCCATGCAAAGGGAACTAACTGGTGCATGATTTGAGCTTTAGTAGGGCTCAGAGTGTGGTGGGTTTTTCTGCTCCTGAGCTTACTCCACAAACCATGCACTGTGCttagcagcagtggcagctctTATCTTGCGAGGTCCTTCCTCTATCTGCTTCTGCACTGTGCAAGAGGCAGTGCAGCGTGTCTGGTGCAGGATGCAGAGGGGCTTTCAGCTGCTGGGGAAAGGTGATCCTACCGTTCCTGGTGCTCTCCTGGCCCACGCCACAGCTTCGGATGCAGTAGGTGCAGCCATCACCGCCACAGCGATAGCCCTCCTTGCACGTGCATTCAGCATCACTCGTTGAGGAGCACCTTTTCAAATACTGAAATAGTCCTGCAAGAGGAAGACCAGTTTCAGGCTACAGCGTGGTGCAGCAAAGGCTCGGACCTTTGCTCGCACAAGAATCGGGCTGGCAGCTTCGGCGAGGAGCCCCGCAGACACGCAGCGTTATTTGACCAGCGGCTCATCCCGCGCCGGGCAGGTGCCAGCCCGGGCACGTCGCTGCCACGGGaggtgccagcagggctggtggcacCGCCGCCGGTACCTTGGCACTGCCGACACATCCTGCAGCTGCCGCGTCCCGCCGCGCTGGAGAAGGTGccggccgggcagggctggcaggacgCGCCCGCTCCCCGTCCGCAGTCGGCGCTGGCTACGAAGGTACCTGCGGGCCGAGACACGGCGGTCACCGCGGGCCGCGCCCGGagcgccccgccccggcccggcccttaCCCGCCGGGCAGTGAGCGGCGCAcggcagcgcggccgcgggTGCCGGGCTCAGCGCCAGCGCCAGCAGCGCCGCGGGCAGCAGCGCCCGGCCCGGAGCCATGGGTCGGagcggggcggcgcggccggcgggACTGCGCGCGGCGCTCCCGGCACCGGCCCTTAGCGGCCGCCCCCGAGGGGTCCGGCTGCGTCATCCCGGGGCGGCGGGGAAACCCCGGCCGGGCGGGACTTCCCGGACCCTCCCAGAGGCGCGACCCCTCAGCTCTGCCGGGCAGCGCCCGCAGAGCTCTCTCAGCGCTGCCGGTCAGCTTTTCACCAGTGGGGCTTCCCGGTGAGTGCCGCCTGGAATCCCCGGGAGGTGAAAGGCGAGAGGCGGGGCTGGCAGGCCGCAGCCGCGCCGGAGGTGCCGAAACCACACGGGCACCGCAGGGACCGGCGGAGCGCCTGGAGCCGCCGGCACGCGaacggcgcggccccgccccctgcGGGCCCCCGCAGCCAATCCCGTGGGTCGGCTCCGCCCCCTGCACATCCCCGCAGCCAATCCCGTGGGTCGGCGCCGCCCCCTGCACATCCCCGCAGCCAATCCCGTGTGTCGGTCCCGCCCCCTGCACATCCCCGCAGCCAATCCCTGCAGCGCGAGCCTGTCCCTCAGCCGGGCCCGGAGCGCGGGCAGGAGCAGACGCGGTGAGTGGTGCGCAGCGCGCAGCTGGGGCTGAGTTATAAGTGAGAAGGGAACGCGTCTTTCGTGGGTGTGAGCGCTGCGCAGTTCGGTGCCGAGTTGTAACTGAGAGGAGAACGCGTCTTCCGTGGGTGTGTGCCCGCCACACGGGCAGCCAGAGCAGCGCCCAGCCTGTGCAGGGTTGTAAGCGTAGTCCGCTGTGGGCAGCACACAAAGCGCCCCGTACCGGAGCTGAGCCCCGCCCCgatcccagcagagccctcagCCAGTCCTTCCCTGCGAGCGGCTGCCTCCCCTggcctccagctgctctgccgGAGCTCTCATGAGCCCGGCCCCCAGGAGCCAGAccgggctctgccagcaccGCAGAGCTTTGCAGTCCTAAAGCTCCCCGTTAACAGCTCTGTCTGTCCTTCGAAACACCGAAACCCCTTAAAACCAGGGGCAACATCATCCCTGAGCCACGGGCATTCCCTGCACGCCGCGAACCTGGGGAAGCAAGCGCGGGGCAGAGGGCGGagaagagcagggctgggctgtgctcgGTGCgtgcggggcggcgggggcggtgacTTTGTCTCGGTGGGGCTCCGAGAGGCCGTGAGAACAGCGGGGCGGCGAggggcggagccgggccgggcggagcgcCCCAGagccgcccgcggccccgctgAGGTGAGTGGCGCCGCCGGGCCGCGGAGCcccgccgggcgggcggcgggtgTCGGGGTGGGCGGAGGGttcggcggccgggccgggtgTGGTTGGGTGCCCAAGGAGCCGCCTTTCAGGGCACGGAGCTCCGCCGTGCCCGCGGGgaggccccggcccggcccggcccgtgctgtccctgctgcggGGAATGGCGCCGCGTCCGAGATGAAAACGTGGGGATGCGGCCTCCAGCCGCGCCCCGCCTGTGAATAGCGGGCTCTGCCTGTGATTCTTGTTTAAGGCCGCCCTTGTTAGAGTTTCTGATTCAgcgtgtgaaaaatgcatattttatgatcgGCTTTTCGCAAATGTCACGATGAATATTAtgtgtgtaatgttagaaagttatgctgtattagtTCTCCTTACGTAGtgtgttaaatgtagttttaggttacagcATAAAATAGAAATTCTGCGATAAATGATTTGTTGCAAGCTCAAGCAGGAGaatgagataatcaagaaacttCACACAGAGATGTTAGGGAAGGGGGCCCATAAAAAGTTAcagcctccttatcagaaaagacaaacattcttccaccttctctgtCTTTGTGGAAGCAACAGGATTCAGgagaagaagttgacaaaaaccagaaaattcttaatttgcaaggaatttatgcatcatgtatgagatatgtgaatatgcaacaggctgttgcttttaaggttattcctttggtttgctttttgcaacttagtgtccaagagcatcTGGGCATCCGTAATTCTTTACCTTCTCTtctcttgtaattgtcctaactctaaactttattaaacttttaaaatttttaaaaaacaagtgaTTGGTGTTTTTCACAAGCGCAAGTCACCATCTCCAGAAAGGCACGTGTACCCACGCAGGGCTCTACGTTTGGCTGATAGGTTTGAGGTGACCTTAGTTGGCACTGAGGAGCAAATGGGAGGCTGGCATTTACTATGTGTAGGTAGCTTGTTAAATGACTTGTTAAACTAAGTTGCTGTTAGGTCTGTGTAACATAGTTCTGCCCTCTCAAAAACTGTCTTTCCGTAGTGGTGGGACAGCTATTTACATGTACACCCACACAAAGAACCGTACTAATGCTAAAGAATTTGGTGGTGTagtataataaataaatatctaaaGGCACTATGGAAAGACTGCATTTTGCAAAACTAGGAGAAAGAGTAAAGGTTTCAGGATCAGGTGCCTGTTTTCATCTAAAGAATTAATGAAAGGAATGCAAACTGTGATCTATACCATTTTTCTTcaataaaaagcaaatgcagCATTTCTGCATGGTGGCTACTCGGGTAGTTTATTGCTAGTCAAATTCATATGAAAATTTTGCAGAATCACTATATACCCTCAAACTATTAAGAAGGTCTAGGTGTTCTGAAGTTATTGCTAGTACCTGTGATTTGGGTGTACTTGATCAGTGGGCTTTGCACTGACAGTACATAAAACTGCCCTAAAAGTAGGATTTGACACAGTGAATTACTCTGCTTGGGCTGGTTCAGAATGCTGTAGGATGTTGCGCTGTATATTCCTGCATCCTAGAAATAACATTCTAAAGGAGGCTGCCACTAGGGAGAAGACTTGAAAACAGATGAAGTTGAAGCAGGGTgaggatgattttattttatgtaggCACCTAAACATGCATCACATTTTACAAATAGCTCCCAGGTATTACATGCAGTCCTAGATGGAAGGTCCCTGCATAGGACAGAAATCTCTGTCTTACAGAGCAGGAACCTGTGAAATGCCTCCTCACATCACAGGTGCTTTCACAGATTTCTCTCAGACCTGTATGAGTTAGTGGGTATTTTACATGATGTGAAGTTATTTTAACTTAACCTTCAAATGGAAATTTGGCCATTTCACCTCAACTTGAGtttagaagtttaaaaaaaaaaaatgtcttaagCCTGGTTTGTTCCATTTGCTAAATCCTGTGGTCTGCTCCCCCATCACACATGTGCAGATGTGTTTCTTCCCCCACAAAGTTGCAAAATAACCCAGAAAATCTATTGGTGAGATTTTGCAGGGGCACTGGTCGACTCACTGTGAAGTCACAGGAAACTCCTCATGCAGCATGCTGGGTGGAAACTAAAAACCAGATGTGAGGTCAAAGCTCATGCGAGCCCTTTTTGTAAGTGCTGACCTGGGTAGGAGTCAGTCGTCTCGGAATGATTGAGGGTGTGCAAATTGAAAACGGCTCTGCCACCCACCCTGAACCCCTTTCTCAGGCAGACACAGGTCATGATTAAGGTCTTGATTAGGCCAAGGTGCTTCCTCTTCTGGTGCTGATGTGCTGTGCCTTCCACTTGCACAAGTGCCTTAATCTTTTAATATCAtaatgcattatttttaaaaagctcctTAGTTAAACAAGATGGCTATGTATATTGATTTAAGCCGGTGAATTTTGAGGTGGTTTAAATGAAAGGCCATGCAAAAGTACAAGTTACTGTTCAGTTTCAACATAAGGAAGGATTTATATGAGGGAGTTTGCCTTCTAACCACGTTGTCTTTTTATCTCCCTCAGCCTCTTCCTTCACAACCACCTCCCTAATAGCAGCCCCTCAAGACATGGCCTCCAAGAGAGCGTTGGTGATTCTGGCTAAAGgggcagaggagatggaaacTGTAATCCCCACTGATGTTATGAGAAGAGCTGGGGTGAGTGTGCAGACAGTGAATAATCTCTGTGTGTGCCTGATCAAGGGGAAATCATTGCCTCAAGTTGATGTTCATTTCCAGGAATTCAGTGTGTGCTCTGGGAAAATTTACCCTCATGACCTTACTGGTTAGCAAATGCTCCTAATGAGCATGCATGACAACTGACATTTGTTAGTAACCTTTCAAAGTACAAGTCGGATGTGGACTAGAGCAAATATTTCAAGTAAATCCTACTCTGTCAGAAAACACAGCTACTTCCATGTATAGTGACGGGAAGTTCCTCTTTTGTAGGGGTCTGAAAAGCTCAGTACATTACAACTCATGACATTGCTTAGCTTTTCTTGAGCTGCTTTTGAAATTCAGTTATTAACTGCAGTTCTGGCTGTTGGGATTCCTTACGCTGTTTGTTACTCCTGCAGTTGTAGTAGCACACTGTTACTATTTCATtaggaaggaaaataatacTTTAAATAAACACACCAACCTCACTTATATAGAaatgactgaaataaaaattgccTTCTCCCACCACTTTTGTCATTCCATCACTGTGCTCCCCATTTTGGCTGTCATAAGAGGAGCAAGCTCTCAGTGCAgctttttttgttctgtgtaCTGCTTAAGAACATATAAGAAAAATGCCCTAAATTCTTGTTTtgtaataatatatttattctcCTGTTAGATCAAGGTGACTGTTGCAGGCCTAACAGGAAAAGAACCAGTGCAGTGCAGTCGAGATGTCTTCATTTGTCCTGATGCCAGTCTTGAAGATGCCAGAAAAGAGGTTGGTCATCACCCTTCTCTGATATAATGGCCAGCATAGTCTCTCTCACAGTTTCTGAGGTGAATTTGGAAAGTTTATGCATTACCTTTGGACATACATTGCATGTTGTATTAACTCTGTGTAGCAGTGAATTACAGAACTGTACATCCCACTGTGCTCCCCTTCAGTGATATGCTGCTTCATAGCCTGCTAAGTTTAGATATATTTCTTAATTCTGCCCATGTGTTTGCTTTTCCAAAGGGCCACTCACAGAGCTGTATTTTCCTGTTAGTTGGCTCGACAAAATACTGTGATTTGAGCCAACTCAAAAATTCTGATGAGAAGCTAAATAATGTTATAGTTAGACCTGGACAGTAAGGTTGGAGCAAAACCATTTGTCTTTACAACACAAGATCTGTCACTTGCTTGCTGAAGCTTTTAAGTGCACTAGGCTTAAAAGTCAGTTCTGTGAGGGACTTAATTGATAATAGGTTTTTCCTGGAACaggaaatactatttttttttcataattggAACTGGTTTTCTGATCATAAAGTGTGGTTCAGTGAAATAAAAGGtagttttctttgctttccacTTGAATCAGCTGCAGTGGTCTTCAAACAGCATAATATGTGTTAAGAGCGTAATGTATATATCAACCTGTGTTCAACAGAACAGTTTTATCTTTGTTTAGGGGCCTTATGATGTTGTGGTCCTGCCTGGAGGGAACCTTGGGGCTCAAAACTTGTCTGAGGTAAAGTTCTGGCATTTTAGAAATTCATGGGCGCTCTCATGAGTAGTGGGGTGGTCAGCACTTGTTTAGTAATCCTGCATATGCAGTTCAGCATCTAAAAATTCTCTTCTGAATGAATCAGTAAACTAATTGTTAATGGTCTAAAGCCTTGTGATTATGTAGATGGGACAGCTGGGTAAATTCTTGGCCATGAATACCTagtaaaacagaacaaaaatggAAAGGTGTTGTGCATTATGGGAAGGTCTCTGTTCATGTTCATATGAAGATGAAACAGTTACAAATGAAGATTTGTTACTGAGACACAAAACTATCCAAACCTAGGGGACTCTGCTCCCTTCCAGAATTCTGTCTTTGGTGCAAAACTGTTGCAGTGGTGGTATGAATTCCTTGTGGAaggcaagcaaacaaacaatttGACCTATCAAATAGAGTTCAGGTGGTATCACAGAGTTTGTAAGCCATGGAGTTTGAGACAAATATCCCATATAAATCTTCTAAAAATGATAGAGACTGTCCGGAGGTATCTCATGAATACTATTTTCTGTCGGTCCTGTATTTTCAAACAACTTTTTATGGCCATGGCTTAACCAGCTTTTATATGGGTCAAGTACTTCCTTGAAGTTCCTTCtaatttccttcctctttccttctGGGGCAAGTATGTCTTGGTTtcagtttttctcctttttaatgtTCTTATTGCCCTCTgtcctggggcagggaggaaaaaaatccagttggTCTTCTGTACAAGACATGTTTATgaaatttcagtgaaaactgTTTCAACTATGCTTCAGATAACCAACTCCAAACAATGACTTGTGATGTCTCTTCATACAGTCTGCTGCTGTGAAAGACATTTTGAAGGaccaggaaagcagaaaaggcctgaTTGCTGCAATATGTGCAGGTGGGTAACAAAGTGTCTTGCTTTGTAAAGCATTTGGATATTTTGAAGGAGCATGAAGAGTCTCCCGTCTTAGAAAACTGTGTTCCTGTAATTGAATA comes from Lonchura striata isolate bLonStr1 chromosome 24, bLonStr1.mat, whole genome shotgun sequence and encodes:
- the TNFRSF9 gene encoding tumor necrosis factor receptor superfamily member 9; protein product: MAPGRALLPAALLALALSPAPAAALPCAAHCPAGTFVASADCGRGAGASCQPCPAGTFSSAAGRGSCRMCRQCQGLFQYLKRCSSTSDAECTCKEGYRCGGDGCTYCIRSCGVGQESTRNGCQACRYGTFNDQPNGSCKNWTMCSGNQVLEPGTPAKDVICKDASVNFTSVTTLPTTSLEIPFSIPVLGKDVQTDMIRISLAVAGLSCIVFLLPLCICFSVWQKKKLHTVFKKMHTLEQSVQEDDACSCHFPEEEQGEYQNPGKSTELRDLLTN
- the PARK7 gene encoding Parkinson disease protein 7, with translation MASKRALVILAKGAEEMETVIPTDVMRRAGIKVTVAGLTGKEPVQCSRDVFICPDASLEDARKEGPYDVVVLPGGNLGAQNLSESAAVKDILKDQESRKGLIAAICAGPTALLAHGIGYGSKVTTHPLAKDKMMNGAHYSYSESRVEKDGNILTSRGPGTSFEFGLAIVETLLGKEVAEQVKAPLILKD